The following nucleotide sequence is from cyanobacterium endosymbiont of Braarudosphaera bigelowii.
ACTCGATAGCCTTCACAACAAAACTATTATTTTATCTAAATATTAAAATTTTTCTAAAAGCGACATCTTTAAAAAATTGAACTACTGTAAATTTAATAAAAGTAAAGCACTTATACTTCAATATTTGACTTTACTATTTTTTAAACATACTATGAAATTTAATTTTATCCTCCTATACCTATTTTCACTGCTAACAGAGGATTTAGAGGTATTAATACTAATAACACTATCAGCATTGATGCTAAAGCACATATCGCACGAATATCATTAGGCTCGGTTAATTCATTAAGGCTCGGTTTCCCGATATCTCTTTGTAAAAATAAGATAACCATAATCCAATATAAAGGTATGAGATTATTAGGATTAAATATAGTTATAATTCCCAATATTATTAAAGTAATAACAGTAGATTTTTTTGCGGTATCCCTTCCATAAATGGCCTGAATAATTCTTCCGCCATCTAATTGACCTGCAGGCATTAAATTTAATGCAGTAATTACTAATCCTAACCATCCAACAATCACTAAAGGATTAATAGAAATGATTGAATTTTGTAACTGTTCGCCTAAGATAACTTTCGCTAAAATACCAATCAAAATTGATTTCTGAAATGATTGAGTAGTTATCTGAAGTAAGCTACCAGAATGCGATAGAGTCAATCCTGATATTAGAAATAAAATAGAAAGAATTCCACCAAAGACTGGTCCAGCTAAAGATATGTCAAACAGAGTTTTTCTATTTGGGATTAGAGATTCAAAGCGAGTAATTGCACCAAAAGAACTAAATTCCCAAATGGGTAAAAAAAATGGCCAACTTAGTTTAATACCATAAAAATTAGCCACTAGATAATGGCCAACTTCATGAAAAACTAAAATCATCCATAGAGCTAAAGTAATTGGAATTATTTCTTGATATCGATTCCAATTATTAAAAATATCAAAGCCAAGTAAATTACTGGTTTTCTCTAAGCTAGTGACAATAGTTGCTAAAAAAAGCACTATAGCTAGGTTTTTTTGCAAAATAGTCATCGATTTA
It contains:
- a CDS encoding site-2 protease family protein; protein product: MFTLSERELVFFVLTVTIGLFILINNRINSSRETREVRFFSWLRSIDLILPCIVILSFLLFGVQFSFVNTFLLPLSSLLIYIYLSRLIKRKKEKKLENDDSLKVDTHSNETIDISSIPDQDIQTIKSIFSIDTFFSTEAVPYEGGVIFKGNLRGDSDTTHKLLSNKLQTQFSGKYCLFLVEGTEEKPVVIVLPNINDSKSMTILQKNLAIVLFLATIVTSLEKTSNLLGFDIFNNWNRYQEIIPITLALWMILVFHEVGHYLVANFYGIKLSWPFFLPIWEFSSFGAITRFESLIPNRKTLFDISLAGPVFGGILSILFLISGLTLSHSGSLLQITTQSFQKSILIGILAKVILGEQLQNSIISINPLVIVGWLGLVITALNLMPAGQLDGGRIIQAIYGRDTAKKSTVITLIILGIITIFNPNNLIPLYWIMVILFLQRDIGKPSLNELTEPNDIRAICALASMLIVLLVLIPLNPLLAVKIGIGG